Genomic window (Candidatus Chlamydia sanziniae):
CATAGAAGGTCGAGCAGCTATTACAACAAAACTACCATTACATAATAACGTGCTCTGCTCATCTATAGCTGCATATCCAGTTAATAATCCGTCTATAAAGTCTTTTTTATTTTCTAATTTATACGCATGTATTGCTCGTATTTTTTCTAATAGTCCTGGTGTTTGAAAATCTCCTTTTAAAATATTATAAACTGTTTTACCTATAAAATTCCTTCTAGGATGGGAAATCTTGCTGTGAATGACATCTAAATGCTCTTTAAATTGATCTATGAGAGTAAACGGTGACCGTCTGTTAGGATATCTAGTAAAATCATTATAAGATGTGTCTAAAAATTCTTTTAAAAGATTGTTTGTGTGTTTTTCGTGTAAAAAATCAATGTGATGATTCAAATCTATTGAAATATCAGCGCTTTGCGACATTTGTATTAAATAGGAAACGTCTAATTGTGTATCGTAATTTTGTTGTTTAATTTCTTCCCATAATAAAGCAATTGAAACAGTTTCACGTTTTCTTAGCAGAATTTTAATAAACCCAAATATTTTCTTATGGTTATAAAAAGAAAAATGTTCTTCAGATAAACGAGATACAATCGCTTGAGCATTTTCCGTGTAGTTAATAGCCTGACCTAGTACAAAAAATTCCGCATCTAAGTATTCCTTCTCTTCTTGGGAGCTTGTCATAATAAATCACATTGAAAAATTTTCAAACATTCGAGAAAAATGTTATATTTTACCTGATTATTTCCATAATCAGGTAAAAATCGATAACTTATATCATTAGGTTTTCTGTGCGTAAAGAGATTTCATTGCACAACAATTTAACACATATTCTTAAACAAACATTACCTGATAATGTATCCCATCATGAGGTTCAACGAGTAAAGATTGAATATATTTGGGGTGAACTGAAAAAGATTACACTAGAAGAAGCTATCTCCACGTGGATAACTTCTCTAAACAGTCATACAGCAAGATCTTATAAAGGAGCAATGCTTGCGTTAAGCAAGCTTGGATTTTTATCCCTAACAATGTCATTACAAGAATTTTCATTGCTCAATCACAATATTATTATAGACTCAATTAAACAACTACCTACAGAAATAATCCCTTGGTCCGAAGGGACAAAACAAGTAAGAGCTGCTTGTTACATTTCTTTAACCAAATTTTTACATAGAGCAACCTCAGGACTGATAAATATAGCTCAACCATCACACCAAGAATCTACAAAGACGTTTTACAAAGTTAGGGATCTTGTCAAAACTCATGCAATGAATAGAGAAAATAAACAGCTTTTTCTCACAAAATTGAAAACGATTAATTATCGTGACTGGTTAATTGCTCAAGCTATTTTACAAGGAGCTAAGCGAGTTAGCGAAGTTCTCATCTTAACAACTAATCAAATATCATTTCAAGATGGCACCATTTCTTTCTTCCAAACAAAAAGCCGTGGATTAGAAAAAATAACTGTTATCACATATCCTCAAAGATTCATGAACTTACTAAGTCTTTACATAAAAAATCGTTCTGGAATTGTGTTCATTACTAAACCAGGAAAATCTGTCGGACTAAAACAGGTGGCTAGTTCGTTTGCTAAAGCTGGAAAACTAGCTGGTATTCTTTTTAAAGTTACACCACACGTACTTCGCGTAACCGCGGTGACCGAATACAAACATTTTGGATGTTCAGATTCAGATATAATGAAGATTACAGGACACTCTTCATCGAAGATGATTTATGCGTATGATAAATCTGCACGATCAAATAATGCGTCGCAAAAAATTACATTAATTTAACCTTTTTTATAATTAAAATTATATCAAAAAATAAGCGGTAATTGCGTAGTTAAATTAGTTTCAGATAAACTATCGTAGGCTAACATCATTTCTGGTGAAGACAAACATGAAATTCTCATAATATCCACATCCGCAAAACCACTTCTCTTTAAATAGGCTAAAGCGCTAGCACGGAGTACATGTGGTGTAACCTTAACAGGTAATTGAATATCATTTTCAGCTAACTTAAAATAATAGTAAATCTGGTTAATAGCAACCCTCTGTCCTTCATCTGAAACAAACACCCAGCCTTCTCTGGAACCAATGTATTCTTTTAGCTCTTCCATCAAAAAAGTCGGATAAGTCACCTTTACTTCTCGTATCCTGTTTTGCCTTTTCTTTATTTTAAATGAGATCCGATTCTGTGAAAAAGAAACATCTTCAGTGCGCACAGAAACTACTTCTGACAACTTTCGTACTCCTTGTATTATTAATTTTCCTATCAAGTAATCACGATAGCTAATTTTTTTTAAGGAATCACAAAATAATAACCATTCTCTCTTAGAAATAAATTCTGTTTTTACTTTGTCTCTAATTTTATAAAATGTCGCGCTACCAAAATCTCTAGACGGGACTGCCTGTTTAATCATTCCTTTAGTAAGTCTGCATAGAAACTTAGTAAAAGAAATATAGCAAGCAGCTCTTGCTTGTCTCGAAGCTTCAGAGATAGATTTTCCATTATGAGTGTGTGTCAAAGATTTAATTTTATATAAAATATCGGAATGATCCACGCATGTTAAGTCTTCCAATTTCATTAATGGATTTAAAATACCATTAGCTACAAGAAACTTAATTCCTGAAGAGTAGTTTTTCCCAGTAATTGGAGATAAAGTTGCTAACCACACACTAGTAGCTTCAAATACTGTTAGAAACAATCTGCTTCTATGAAAGTGACTTAAATTGCTCATACTTAGTCCCAACATCCCTTAATGTATAAGTTTGTGCAGTCTAAGTGTTTTCTTTTCAAAAGTCTACCACCTAAAGTTGCAAGGTCTACCACCTAAAGTTGCAAGGTCTACCACCTAAAGTTGCAAGGTCTACCACCTAAAGTTGCATTTTATCTCGAGATTTTATGGGGCTAAATTATTTAAAAAGTATTTAAATACTTTTACGTATGCGTACTGCTGATCAAGATCAGCCTTATTTATCTTTTTCTTGAATCGTGCTGTTAAACAGCTGTTGGAGGAGATTTAAATTATAGGGAGAAAGACGAACATCACAACTTACTATTTTCAATAAGTCTAATAGTTTATTCGATATAAGCTTGTTAGCTAACACCTCGGAATCAAGGCAATCTGAATGTGCTTCCCTAAGTGATGGAAGATATTTATTCAACAAAGCAATAGCAGCCGTATTTGATAAACCCTGTATTTTCTTAATCACCGTTATTTTATCTCCTATAGGTCCTTTTCTAGAAGCTAACAAGTAAGCTGCCTTGTATGGTATGGATTGTAATAGACATTGTGATTCTTTGTTTGGAAGATTGATAAATAGCTCATAATAAGCTAAGGCATTATAGGCTGAAGACTTTGTATGAAATACTAAGTCAATCCACGAAGAAAATGTTCCTTCAGATGATCCTAGTATTTGAAACAACTTTCTAGCTTTATAAATTTTTTCTCCAATTAACAACACGTGTTGTTTTTGTATGGATTTAATTTGACACGTCAATGTTTTTATAGAATGAAGGATTTTGCTATAATCCTTACAAGAACTGGCTACTTCATCTACAAAAAGATTGTTTAATTGCTCCGACTCATTAGGATTAAGGGAAACAATAAAAGTACTCTCAGACATGTTTTTTTTTTGAAATTCTTCCTCCAAACTTTTTTGGTTTTTTTGAAAAAAAAGAGCAGCTTCTTTAACCAATTTATTCACGAAATTTTCCGGAGCAATTACTGTGTATTAAAAAGTTTGTTCCCTAATTCTTTTGTCAAGCTTAAGATATCCTTATTAGCTCTAGAACTAGGGTATGCATTAGATACTGAGGTTTCCTTTAAAAGAGCACGGCTTAATGCTACGTCTCTTCGTATTTTGCTAGATAAAATCTTATCTTTGTATATCGATTCGATAATATTAAGATATGTTACGTTAGTTGAGTTCCTTTCATTCCAAAAAGACAAAACCACTCCTAAAACTTCTAAAGATAATCCTGAATTAACTGTAGAGCAAAATTCTTTGATTTTTTGTAATCCTAATATAGAAAAAGGCTCTGGAGTCAAACAGATTACTAAATGGGTAGCAGCCAGAAATGCTTCTTGAGTTAAGATTCCTAAACTTGGAGGAGTATCCAAAATACAGACATCATATTTTTCCTTTACCCTTTCTAAAGCTAAATATAGATGGTGCACTGTTAAGCTAACATCTTGATTAATGCCTCTAAGACTTTCTAGAAGGATATTTGAAGGAATAATGTCCAAATTTTCTATCTTCGTTGAGTGAATTACATCATATATAGCAGCAGTATTCCTAAAAATATTGTCTAGACCATATTGACTAGTAGATCTTATGCCAAGTCCTGTGGTTAGGTTTGCTTGTGGATCTAGATCCACAAGCAAAACTTTCTTACCATTATATTGAGCTAGATTACTTCCAATGTTGAGGGATAAAGTAGTCTTCCCTGTCCCTCCTTTAAACGAGCAAAATACTATTGTTTTCACACATACTCCAACGTTAGAGTAAATGTTATTTTATTCTGGTTTTGAGAACATGTCTTTTCTTGATAAAATCAGCATGATCAAGGCTTTTTTTAGTTTCAAACTATTGTTCTCTAATTCTTCAACTACTGGAGAATTAGGAAATAGATTTAAAGATAATTCAATCTGATTCAACAAGTTAAGTATAACAGATATACTTTTATGGTAAAGTTCTGCTGGAGAATTTAAAAAAGTCACGCGTTCTTTATATACTTTCATCTTGATATCTAATTCAGGAAAATCTTTTTCGACGTCTTTTACTATCCTAATGAAATTGTTTTTCATGCTTTGTTCGTTATACATAATCTCTCCAGTAAATAGACTTATATTGTTTTTATATAAGAGCTAATAAAAATTACACAATAAAAATATGAACTAATTTTTATGTACAAAACCTTTTATTCTAACCGTTTGTTTGTGGTATTACTTCTAAGACAATAATTTTAGATATTGTATTTGTATCCAAAATTTTGTCCCCATTTGGCATAGCATTTACCCACACTACACCGCTATCCATGCCACCAATTCTTAGTGAAAAATTTACGGGTGCGGTTGTTATATTTGGAACGGTTGTTCTTAAAGAACACACATTAGGGTATCCTGCAGAATATCCGTAACTAATAGCATTCGGTTTTGTATCTCCTTCTTTAACTAGAGCTGAAACAACAGTACCTTCCATTCTAGAGACTACAATATCAGCACAGATGATGAACATACTGTTAGGATTTTCTGGTACTACGGAAAATGTAGCTATCTCTGTTCCACCAACAAGCGTATTTACATTTTCTTTAGTAAACAAGCCATTGCATTGAATGCTTTTATTAATTTCGATAGTTTTAAAAGCCCTAGAAAAACTAAAAATTGGGTCTGTATGTATACGTTGAAGAATTTCTTCTATTAGACTTTGTGTAATGTTTTTTACGATGTCTGAAACCAATTCATCAATAATCTTTTCTAAGACGGCTTTGGAAATAATATCCATGTCTAAAGAAAATTTAGTAGTCATGGGTAGAGTTGAATTCGAATCTGTGGTGATTGTGATCCCATCACTGCCTGAAAACTTAGTTACTGTAGGCAATGCATCTGTGCCAATAATTATTTCGTCTTTTTTTAAAATAGTAGTCATTTGACCAAGGCGTATGTTATCGGCGAAAACACTGTTTTGTGTATCTTGCAAATAAAAACCTGAATTTC
Coding sequences:
- a CDS encoding ParA family protein; this translates as MKTIVFCSFKGGTGKTTLSLNIGSNLAQYNGKKVLLVDLDPQANLTTGLGIRSTSQYGLDNIFRNTAAIYDVIHSTKIENLDIIPSNILLESLRGINQDVSLTVHHLYLALERVKEKYDVCILDTPPSLGILTQEAFLAATHLVICLTPEPFSILGLQKIKEFCSTVNSGLSLEVLGVVLSFWNERNSTNVTYLNIIESIYKDKILSSKIRRDVALSRALLKETSVSNAYPSSRANKDILSLTKELGNKLFNTQ
- a CDS encoding tyrosine-type recombinase/integrase; its protein translation is MLKQTLPDNVSHHEVQRVKIEYIWGELKKITLEEAISTWITSLNSHTARSYKGAMLALSKLGFLSLTMSLQEFSLLNHNIIIDSIKQLPTEIIPWSEGTKQVRAACYISLTKFLHRATSGLINIAQPSHQESTKTFYKVRDLVKTHAMNRENKQLFLTKLKTINYRDWLIAQAILQGAKRVSEVLILTTNQISFQDGTISFFQTKSRGLEKITVITYPQRFMNLLSLYIKNRSGIVFITKPGKSVGLKQVASSFAKAGKLAGILFKVTPHVLRVTAVTEYKHFGCSDSDIMKITGHSSSKMIYAYDKSARSNNASQKITLI
- the pgp3 gene encoding virulence factor Pgp3, which codes for MGNSGFYLQDTQNSVFADNIRLGQMTTILKKDEIIIGTDALPTVTKFSGSDGITITTDSNSTLPMTTKFSLDMDIISKAVLEKIIDELVSDIVKNITQSLIEEILQRIHTDPIFSFSRAFKTIEINKSIQCNGLFTKENVNTLVGGTEIATFSVVPENPNSMFIICADIVVSRMEGTVVSALVKEGDTKPNAISYGYSAGYPNVCSLRTTVPNITTAPVNFSLRIGGMDSGVVWVNAMPNGDKILDTNTISKIIVLEVIPQTNG
- a CDS encoding CT583 family protein, encoding MNKLVKEAALFFQKNQKSLEEEFQKKNMSESTFIVSLNPNESEQLNNLFVDEVASSCKDYSKILHSIKTLTCQIKSIQKQHVLLIGEKIYKARKLFQILGSSEGTFSSWIDLVFHTKSSAYNALAYYELFINLPNKESQCLLQSIPYKAAYLLASRKGPIGDKITVIKKIQGLSNTAAIALLNKYLPSLREAHSDCLDSEVLANKLISNKLLDLLKIVSCDVRLSPYNLNLLQQLFNSTIQEKDK
- a CDS encoding virulence factor; translated protein: MYNEQSMKNNFIRIVKDVEKDFPELDIKMKVYKERVTFLNSPAELYHKSISVILNLLNQIELSLNLFPNSPVVEELENNSLKLKKALIMLILSRKDMFSKPE
- a CDS encoding tyrosine-type recombinase/integrase; translation: MSNLSHFHRSRLFLTVFEATSVWLATLSPITGKNYSSGIKFLVANGILNPLMKLEDLTCVDHSDILYKIKSLTHTHNGKSISEASRQARAACYISFTKFLCRLTKGMIKQAVPSRDFGSATFYKIRDKVKTEFISKREWLLFCDSLKKISYRDYLIGKLIIQGVRKLSEVVSVRTEDVSFSQNRISFKIKKRQNRIREVKVTYPTFLMEELKEYIGSREGWVFVSDEGQRVAINQIYYYFKLAENDIQLPVKVTPHVLRASALAYLKRSGFADVDIMRISCLSSPEMMLAYDSLSETNLTTQLPLIF